A DNA window from Ornithobacterium rhinotracheale DSM 15997 contains the following coding sequences:
- a CDS encoding DUF389 domain-containing protein — translation MADEQEKKRNLEDNQVESIGDKLFNFLREIYDLSDEVDKTRTREEVLSNISFKGLSAYVLVASVMIASIGLNSNSVAVVIGAMLISPLMGPIIGLGYSVAVNDIQTLNKSFANFGIMVVISMLTSFVYFSVAPLTTINPQLSGRIEPTSLDVLIGIFGGLAGIAAFSSKIKNSNVIAGVAIATALMPPLCTVGYGLAMGNELIGYKDYTGFMAALNAFYLFVINSIFIGISTFVYIKFNKFPLVQYQNAQKARKTNLIIVSIAILTVLPSGFIFYGIVKEEVYKSQVQKFLNNEVAVAYENTFFNISNPVLTKKDTVNYVTISTISGKIPQEVIKNWNIMLKNKYHLPHTQIVVHQGNFSNENAFNDKVYNSIYSSIQEDINKKDSIINAQKMQINRLNSDTIPFQSIAKELKAMYPQLDYFGYATFNYTNFKRRTIMPTFVILWKDDKKHKEDELRIDKFLKSRLNLDTIQFLHR, via the coding sequence ATGGCAGACGAACAAGAAAAAAAACGAAATTTAGAGGACAATCAAGTAGAATCAATCGGTGATAAACTGTTTAATTTCCTACGAGAAATTTATGATTTAAGCGATGAGGTGGACAAAACGCGCACGCGCGAAGAGGTTTTATCAAATATCAGCTTTAAAGGACTATCGGCATATGTATTGGTAGCCTCGGTGATGATTGCCTCCATCGGGCTCAATAGCAACTCGGTGGCAGTAGTTATTGGAGCCATGCTTATTTCCCCGCTTATGGGTCCGATTATAGGGCTTGGCTATTCCGTTGCGGTAAACGATATTCAAACACTGAATAAATCTTTTGCCAACTTTGGTATCATGGTGGTGATCTCTATGCTCACTTCTTTTGTTTACTTTTCGGTGGCACCACTCACGACAATCAACCCGCAACTTTCTGGGCGTATTGAGCCCACATCGCTAGATGTGTTGATTGGTATTTTTGGTGGTTTGGCAGGGATCGCAGCTTTCAGTAGTAAGATTAAAAATTCCAATGTGATTGCGGGGGTTGCCATCGCTACGGCTTTGATGCCACCTTTGTGTACCGTGGGCTATGGTTTAGCCATGGGAAATGAGCTCATTGGCTATAAAGACTATACAGGTTTTATGGCTGCGCTAAACGCTTTTTATCTTTTTGTCATAAATTCGATTTTCATTGGAATTTCCACTTTTGTTTATATTAAATTCAACAAGTTTCCTTTGGTGCAATACCAAAATGCACAAAAAGCTAGAAAAACAAATTTAATTATTGTGAGTATCGCTATTTTAACGGTATTGCCAAGTGGATTTATCTTCTACGGAATCGTAAAAGAAGAGGTATATAAATCGCAGGTACAGAAGTTCTTAAACAACGAAGTAGCCGTGGCTTACGAAAACACATTCTTCAATATAAGCAATCCTGTGCTTACTAAAAAAGATACCGTAAACTATGTTACGATTTCTACCATTTCGGGTAAAATCCCGCAAGAAGTGATTAAAAATTGGAACATTATGTTGAAAAATAAATACCACCTGCCACATACTCAAATCGTGGTGCATCAAGGTAATTTTTCTAACGAAAATGCTTTCAATGATAAGGTGTACAATTCTATTTATTCTTCTATCCAAGAAGATATTAACAAAAAAGACAGCATCATCAATGCACAAAAAATGCAAATCAATCGCCTAAACAGCGACACGATCCCATTCCAGAGTATTGCCAAAGAGCTTAAAGCTATGTATCCTCAATTAGACTATTTTGGCTACGCAACCTTTAACTATACCAATTTTAAACGCCGTACTATCATGCCTACTTTTGTGATTTTGTGGAAAGATGATAAAAAACACAAAGAAGATGAACTTAGAATTGATAAATTCTTAAAATCTAGATTAAATCTAGATACCATTCAGTTCTTGCATAGATAG
- a CDS encoding ABC transporter ATP-binding protein, with the protein MIEVKDLKKSFGDKEVLKGISTTFEKGKTSLIIGASGAGKTVFFKCLLGLFEPSAGEIIYEDISTKNITSKERHERRKRVGTVFQYSALFDFMTVEENVRFPLEMYTNLSIDEMNERVHMILEKVNIEEDAFKKMPSEISGGMQKRVAIARAVVNRPKYLFCDEPNSGLDPQTAIVIDQLIQKITREFEITTVINSHDMNSVMEIGEKILFLKDGLKAWEGTNKEILFTKNKDVSDFVYSSDLMKRVREVLQKQEG; encoded by the coding sequence ATGATTGAAGTTAAAGACCTTAAAAAAAGTTTTGGGGATAAAGAGGTATTGAAAGGAATTTCTACCACCTTTGAGAAAGGAAAAACCAGTCTTATCATCGGTGCCAGTGGTGCAGGTAAAACGGTATTTTTTAAATGTCTTTTAGGCTTATTTGAGCCATCTGCTGGAGAAATCATTTACGAAGATATTTCCACCAAAAATATTACATCCAAAGAAAGACACGAGCGTAGAAAGCGAGTGGGAACTGTTTTTCAGTACAGTGCCTTGTTCGATTTTATGACAGTGGAGGAAAATGTGCGTTTTCCGCTGGAAATGTACACCAACCTCAGCATAGATGAGATGAACGAGCGTGTGCATATGATTCTTGAAAAAGTGAATATAGAAGAAGACGCTTTCAAGAAAATGCCATCTGAGATTTCGGGTGGTATGCAGAAGCGTGTCGCCATAGCTCGCGCCGTGGTAAATAGACCAAAATATCTTTTCTGTGATGAGCCAAACTCTGGGCTTGACCCGCAAACAGCGATTGTAATCGACCAATTAATCCAAAAAATTACCAGAGAATTTGAAATCACCACGGTTATCAACTCACATGATATGAATTCCGTGATGGAAATTGGCGAAAAAATACTTTTTCTAAAAGATGGACTAAAAGCCTGGGAAGGCACCAACAAGGAAATACTTTTTACCAAGAATAAAGATGTTTCCGATTTTGTGTACAGTTCCGATTTGATGAAACGCGTGCGCGAGGTTTTACAAAAACAAGAAGGTTAA
- a CDS encoding DUF4488 domain-containing protein, with translation MKKIFFVFVAVFGIMLNAQEASKHIPISKDLVGFWQQRYIIQTANGEKKLKSSGNYKVINPDGTYYTFMIVAPRNSDIQVPIILQYGTYELIDDTHFNEHIIDHNNPKFVNTNSQLRYKKMDDNMILQEYKNEKGVWIPEIWRRADFKIDPIKTENKSSTSF, from the coding sequence ATGAAAAAAATATTTTTTGTTTTTGTAGCAGTGTTTGGAATAATGTTAAATGCTCAAGAAGCATCTAAGCATATCCCGATTAGCAAAGATTTGGTAGGTTTTTGGCAACAGCGTTATATAATTCAAACGGCTAATGGAGAGAAAAAACTTAAATCTTCTGGCAACTACAAGGTAATTAATCCAGATGGGACTTATTATACCTTTATGATTGTAGCACCTAGAAATTCTGATATTCAGGTTCCGATTATTTTGCAATATGGAACATATGAACTGATAGATGATACGCATTTTAACGAGCATATTATCGATCATAATAATCCAAAATTTGTTAATACAAATTCTCAGCTGAGATATAAAAAAATGGATGATAATATGATTCTGCAAGAGTATAAAAACGAAAAAGGAGTTTGGATTCCAGAAATTTGGCGTCGCGCAGATTTCAAAATAGATCCTATTAAAACCGAAAATAAATCTTCTACCTCATTTTAA
- the rnr gene encoding ribonuclease R has translation MSKNKRSKRHHSQDNSFRKTAKKVLQYYLKYPNKTLNHKQLGSALQYTNAQEKQHLIKALSRLVANDSLIEVSPGKFKLNMEKNMLVGTIDFTSSGAAYVIVEGLEDDIYIPKGQTKNALQGDLVQLILHKTSRGKKPEGSIAKVIQRHRMQYVGVLEIIGDRKYGFVIVEGKSMPVDIYVPKENLNHAQNGDKVVCNVVSWPEDADSPFGEITRVLGKPGVHDVEIHSILAEYGLPAAFPKEVEDEAQNLDTEIKLEEIAKRRDMRDVPTFTIDPKDAKDFDDALSFRILENGNYEVGVHIADVSYYVKPGTLLDEEAYKRGTSVYLVDRVVPMLPEVLSNFACSLRPNEDKYTFSAVFEMDKNANIIKSWFGRTVTHSDKRYAYEDAQAIIEGGEGELKEEILILDKLAKILRKERLKNGAISFDRLEVKFNLDEDGNPLGVYFKESKDANKLIEEFMLLANRKVSEFVSLKRGKPTDRTFVYRIHDDPDPEKLASLKQFIHQFGYKLELGDRKKTTASINQLLHDVKGKGEENMIETLAMRSMSKAIYSTDNIGHYGLAFEYYSHFTSPIRRYPDVMAHRLLQRYLDGGKSAEKEVYEEKCEHCSQRERLAADAERDSIKYMQVKFMDKHVGEEFSGIITGVTEWGIYVELPECRAEGLVRLRDIHDDHYIFDQKNYAIVGQTTGNTYQLGDEVNVKLTRADLDKKQLDLELL, from the coding sequence ATGTCTAAAAATAAACGATCTAAACGACATCATTCTCAAGATAATAGTTTTAGAAAAACGGCTAAAAAAGTATTACAATACTATTTAAAATATCCAAACAAAACACTTAATCACAAGCAATTAGGTTCTGCATTGCAATACACCAATGCACAGGAAAAGCAACATTTGATCAAGGCACTTTCTCGCCTCGTGGCAAATGATAGCTTGATCGAAGTTTCTCCAGGAAAATTTAAACTGAATATGGAGAAAAATATGCTTGTGGGTACCATTGATTTCACCTCATCTGGAGCTGCTTATGTGATTGTAGAAGGGCTGGAAGATGATATTTATATCCCAAAAGGACAAACCAAAAACGCTCTACAAGGCGATTTGGTTCAGCTTATTTTGCACAAAACTTCTCGTGGCAAAAAGCCAGAAGGTAGCATTGCCAAAGTGATTCAGAGACATCGCATGCAATATGTGGGCGTGCTAGAAATCATAGGCGATAGAAAATATGGTTTTGTCATCGTAGAAGGCAAATCGATGCCAGTAGATATTTATGTGCCAAAGGAAAACTTAAACCATGCACAAAACGGCGACAAAGTTGTGTGTAATGTTGTGAGCTGGCCAGAAGATGCCGATTCGCCATTTGGCGAAATCACACGTGTGCTTGGAAAACCAGGTGTGCACGATGTGGAGATTCATTCCATTTTGGCAGAATATGGCTTGCCTGCCGCATTCCCTAAGGAAGTGGAAGACGAGGCACAAAACCTTGATACCGAAATTAAACTAGAAGAAATCGCCAAAAGACGCGACATGCGTGATGTGCCTACCTTTACCATCGACCCAAAAGATGCTAAAGATTTTGACGATGCACTTTCGTTCAGAATCCTTGAAAATGGAAATTACGAAGTGGGCGTGCACATTGCCGATGTTTCGTATTATGTAAAACCTGGCACTTTGCTCGATGAAGAGGCTTATAAACGAGGAACTTCTGTGTATTTGGTAGATCGCGTGGTGCCTATGTTGCCAGAGGTGTTGAGTAATTTCGCTTGTTCGCTAAGACCCAACGAAGATAAATATACATTTTCGGCTGTTTTTGAAATGGATAAAAACGCCAATATCATCAAAAGCTGGTTTGGGCGCACCGTTACGCATTCAGACAAGCGTTATGCGTATGAAGATGCACAAGCCATCATAGAAGGTGGAGAGGGCGAATTGAAGGAAGAAATTTTAATTCTAGATAAATTAGCCAAGATTTTAAGAAAAGAAAGGCTTAAAAACGGAGCGATTAGTTTTGACCGATTGGAGGTTAAATTTAATTTAGACGAAGACGGAAATCCACTTGGTGTTTATTTCAAAGAAAGCAAAGATGCCAATAAGCTCATCGAGGAATTTATGCTTTTAGCCAATCGAAAAGTATCTGAATTTGTGAGCTTAAAAAGAGGTAAACCTACGGATAGAACCTTTGTTTATCGTATCCACGATGATCCAGATCCGGAGAAATTAGCAAGTTTAAAACAATTTATTCATCAATTTGGGTATAAATTGGAGTTAGGAGACCGTAAAAAGACCACCGCATCTATCAACCAACTTTTGCACGATGTGAAAGGAAAAGGCGAAGAAAATATGATTGAAACGCTTGCAATGCGATCTATGTCCAAGGCGATTTACTCAACCGATAACATTGGACACTACGGACTGGCATTTGAATATTATTCGCATTTTACATCACCTATACGCCGTTATCCCGATGTTATGGCACATAGACTACTCCAACGCTACTTAGACGGTGGCAAATCGGCCGAAAAAGAGGTGTACGAGGAAAAATGCGAACACTGCAGTCAGCGCGAAAGATTGGCAGCCGATGCCGAGCGAGATAGCATTAAATACATGCAAGTTAAATTCATGGACAAACATGTGGGCGAAGAGTTCAGCGGAATCATTACAGGAGTTACCGAATGGGGAATTTATGTGGAACTGCCTGAATGCCGCGCCGAGGGCTTGGTAAGACTTCGTGACATTCACGATGATCACTATATATTCGACCAAAAGAATTATGCCATCGTAGGACAAACCACAGGAAATACCTACCAATTGGGCGACGAGGTAAATGTAAAACTTACTCGCGCCGATTTAGATAAAAAACAATTGGATTTGGAATTGTTGTAG
- a CDS encoding DUF4488 domain-containing protein: MNQWFKKIGICAFLSLASLSFAQQHIAESKNLVGIWQHVYPISNGNYIKTGNYKIITPDGTFSLVFIGKNKTTLTGYGTYKITSDSTFTEKMISHISPKFDKSGSILRYKMQDENTLLQSFKAQNNDRWVPEIWKRITMPKKDSFMKEF; the protein is encoded by the coding sequence ATGAATCAGTGGTTTAAAAAAATAGGAATTTGTGCATTTTTAAGTTTAGCAAGTTTATCTTTTGCACAACAGCACATAGCAGAAAGCAAAAATTTGGTGGGAATATGGCAACATGTTTATCCTATATCAAATGGAAATTATATAAAAACAGGAAATTATAAAATCATAACGCCTGATGGTACATTTTCATTGGTTTTTATTGGGAAAAATAAAACAACCTTAACAGGTTATGGAACTTATAAAATTACGAGTGATAGTACTTTTACCGAGAAAATGATTTCTCATATTTCACCTAAATTTGATAAATCTGGTAGTATTTTAAGATATAAAATGCAAGATGAAAATACTTTGTTACAATCATTTAAGGCACAAAATAATGATAGATGGGTACCAGAAATTTGGAAGAGAATTACGATGCCTAAAAAAGATAGCTTTATGAAAGAATTTTAA
- a CDS encoding MlaE family ABC transporter permease, translating into MLRILKTYLTNIGKYFQLLFEVIKKPKKTKVYRKLIVRELYDLGVNSVGLVAVLSIFMGAVLAIQLYQNFKSAAMPIPDSYVGYATKVVVVLEFSSTIICIILAGKVGSYIASSIGTMRATEQIDALEVMGINSASFLILPKIIASLLFYPILLMISISMCLFGGYLIGDLSGMWSTVDFVEGLQMSFDNWFFTYSFIKMEVFAFIIATIPAFYGYNVKGGSLEVGRSSTKAVVWTCIVLIVTNLILTNVLL; encoded by the coding sequence ATGCTTAGAATATTAAAAACATATCTCACCAATATTGGTAAATATTTCCAACTTTTGTTTGAGGTGATTAAAAAACCGAAAAAAACAAAGGTTTATCGTAAATTAATCGTAAGAGAATTATACGATTTGGGAGTAAATTCGGTGGGATTGGTTGCGGTGCTTTCTATTTTTATGGGAGCGGTTTTAGCGATTCAGTTGTACCAAAACTTTAAAAGTGCAGCCATGCCTATCCCAGATAGCTATGTAGGCTATGCGACCAAAGTGGTGGTAGTTTTGGAATTTTCATCCACGATTATATGTATTATTTTGGCAGGAAAAGTAGGTTCTTACATCGCTTCGAGTATCGGTACCATGCGTGCCACCGAACAAATTGATGCACTGGAAGTAATGGGAATTAATTCCGCTTCGTTTCTAATTTTGCCCAAAATCATAGCCTCACTTTTATTCTACCCAATTTTATTGATGATTTCCATAAGTATGTGTTTATTTGGAGGTTATCTCATTGGAGATTTATCGGGCATGTGGTCTACCGTAGACTTTGTAGAGGGGCTACAAATGAGTTTTGATAATTGGTTTTTTACCTATAGTTTCATAAAAATGGAAGTTTTTGCATTCATTATTGCAACTATTCCAGCATTTTATGGCTATAATGTAAAAGGCGGTTCGCTCGAGGTAGGGCGTTCCAGCACTAAGGCTGTAGTGTGGACATGTATTGTACTGATTGTTACTAATTTAATCCTTACAAACGTTTTATTATGA
- a CDS encoding mannose-1-phosphate guanylyltransferase, translating into METLDKKNIYCVIMAGGVGSRFWPMSTTSNPKQFHDVLGTGKTLIQQTFDRLLKFCLPENIYVITDQKYTDLVQEQLPKILPENIVAEPVGMNTAPCAIYTAYKIYKRNPEAEILVCPSDHLILNEQKFTEIALTALENSAKNHGLYTLGIQPTRPDTGYGYIQFDTADEGEVKKVKTFTEKPNLELAQQFLQSGDFLWNSGIFIWSAKDILNSFENHMPEMFQAFKAVENVLNTDKEVEEIKRVYPTLQQVSVDVAIMEKEQNVYVIPSEFGWSDLGTWLSLYENTEKDEDGNAFSSKNVFTYHAKNNIIFASQEKLVVVDSLEDYIVVDTPQALLISPIENSQEIKSYVRDLKLNKKEKFV; encoded by the coding sequence ATGGAAACATTAGATAAAAAGAATATCTATTGCGTAATTATGGCAGGAGGAGTAGGATCTCGCTTTTGGCCAATGAGTACAACGAGTAATCCTAAGCAATTTCACGATGTTTTAGGGACAGGAAAAACTCTAATTCAGCAGACTTTTGATCGATTGCTAAAATTCTGTTTACCCGAAAATATTTATGTCATTACCGACCAAAAATACACCGATTTAGTGCAAGAACAATTGCCTAAGATTTTGCCAGAAAATATTGTGGCAGAACCTGTGGGAATGAATACTGCACCGTGTGCTATTTATACGGCTTATAAAATTTATAAACGCAATCCTGAGGCAGAAATTTTAGTTTGTCCGTCGGATCATCTGATTCTGAACGAACAAAAGTTTACAGAAATTGCACTCACTGCACTTGAAAATTCAGCGAAAAATCATGGATTATACACTTTAGGCATTCAGCCTACACGCCCAGACACAGGTTATGGCTACATTCAGTTTGATACAGCAGATGAGGGTGAAGTGAAAAAAGTAAAAACTTTTACCGAAAAACCAAATTTAGAATTGGCACAGCAATTTTTGCAATCAGGTGATTTCTTGTGGAATAGCGGAATTTTTATCTGGAGTGCAAAAGATATTTTAAATTCGTTTGAAAATCATATGCCAGAAATGTTCCAAGCGTTCAAAGCAGTGGAAAATGTTTTAAATACGGATAAGGAAGTAGAAGAAATTAAGCGAGTGTATCCTACTTTGCAACAGGTATCTGTGGATGTTGCCATCATGGAAAAAGAGCAAAATGTGTATGTGATTCCTTCGGAATTTGGCTGGAGTGATTTAGGAACTTGGCTTTCACTTTATGAAAACACCGAAAAAGACGAAGATGGCAATGCCTTTTCAAGCAAAAATGTCTTTACTTATCATGCTAAAAACAACATTATTTTTGCCTCGCAAGAGAAATTGGTAGTGGTAGATAGCTTGGAAGATTATATAGTGGTAGACACGCCGCAAGCACTTTTGATTTCGCCAATTGAAAATAGCCAAGAGATTAAATCTTATGTGCGAGATTTAAAACTCAATAAAAAAGAAAAATTCGTTTAA